A genomic window from Salvia miltiorrhiza cultivar Shanhuang (shh) chromosome 5, IMPLAD_Smil_shh, whole genome shotgun sequence includes:
- the LOC130987034 gene encoding uncharacterized protein LOC130987034 isoform X2, with amino-acid sequence MNPRHLGKEHLVVPQLCYFSVCAPTWDFLCYIENFCVAQLLKFVMVAILVYFVLLFFYLLFSLGICQCICRTLCHIIWAFFSSYFSALHCCCSYCCLKLQSVKRNGRQRRRQRRDVEAPSSSSSGGGGEDVHEVGEVPASRPPRRNVECKRKRYKEEHLRRSLRPNSHRATLELSGNSHHLHRMNTFKNVDDRIRVIRTSKFSHKGGSKHRARARRGR; translated from the exons ATGAACCCAAGACATCTCGGAAAGGAGCATCTTGTGGTGCCTCAGCTTTGCTACTT CTCAGTATGTGCTCCAACATGGGATTTCCTCTGTTACATCGAAAACTTCTGCGTGGCACAGCTGTTGAAGTTTGTGATGGTCGCAATCTTGGTCTATTTTG tgTTGTTGTTCTTTTATCTATTATTCAGCTTGGGAATCTGCCAATGCATTTGCCGCACACTTTGTCACATTATATGGGCCTTTTTCTCTAGCTACTTCTCGGCATTACATTGTTGCTGCTCCTACTGCTGTCTTAAGCTTCAATCTGTGAAGCGGAATGGGAGGCAAAGGCGGAGGCAGAGGCGAGACGTGGAAGCACCGAGCAGCAGTAgtagtggtggtggtggtgaggaTGTGCATGAGGTAGGAGAAGTGCCCGCATCCCGGCCACCTAGGAGGAATGTTGAGTGTAAGAGGAAGAGGTATAAAGAGGAGCATTTGAGGAGATCTTTGAGGCCTAATTCTCATCGAGCCACCCTTGAGTTGTCTGGGAATTCTCACCATTTGCATAGGATGAACACTTTCAAGAATGTTGATGACCGTATTCGAGTAATTAGGACTTCCAAATTCTCCCACAAGGGGGGATCTAAGCATAGGGCTCGGGCTCGTCGTGGGAGGTGA